The segment TAAGAGGTAATTCTCCAGAATACGGGTCGGATCCATTACTCCAGTCGGAGCAACCGCCGTAAATCTCTCGACGCTGAATCATCGAATGATGTCAATTCTACTTGCTTTTTGTTGTTCATGTTGTTGAAGAAAGAAGGTAGAGGAAGAGATCGAGGCGATGGAGAATTTGAGAAAGCAGATCCGGCATAAACGTCGGTCGGGGTATGCCCGACCCGGATATTTTTCGGGAACATTCCGGGTTGTTCCGGACCTAATCTTCCGGTACCGTAAACTGTCGTCAATTCATCACCGCTACCACTCGCCggttgtttcttcttcttaccCGACGACGTTGTTTTGTTCTCTTTCCTGATATTAGGGTTCAGAGAATCCAACGACTCTCCCCTTCTCAAAATCATTACCTGACCCATCACGATTCCGCCGTCTACCACCGGTGTAACTCTCCCAGGGATCTGAACCGGTTTCGACTCCTCAGATCTCCTAGAAATCGACGGCTCAGATTGGTTCTGGATCTTGCTGTTCAACTTCTTTTTCTCCGTTCTAACAACCGGTTTCCGGTAACCGTTGTTATTATAATACCCATTATTTTTCCGACGATGAAACGCCGCCGCCGGTTGTGGTTCCCTGAACCTGTCAATCAAACAATTTTGTGGCCGCAAAACTTCTGTTCCCATTTTAACGAAAAAGGAAATCAAAATTTGTGCAAATAAATACAcccaagaaagaaaaagaaaattccaAAGACTATTTCAATCAACCTTCAAAGGGAAAGGGGTGATTTATAGgcaattaataaagaaaacaagttTCTTCTTCCTGGGTTTTCCGATTCCTTAAGGGAAACAATAAGAGAAAATACTCCCTTAAAACTATATTTCTTCTCTGTAAATTGAGAGAGATTTTGTTTCGTTTCAATATGAAGATAACAAGGAAGATTGGGTAGAGctttatatatacacaaaagaaggagaagaaaaaaggtATGCGCGTGACGCACGCGATTGGTTGTGCGAGTGGGGGTTTGTATTAGACATGTTTTGGTTAAGCCGTCtaatttgattttcatattttatgagCGGCTGACCTAAGACTGAGCCGTTCACGTGTGGGGCCCAGATTTTCTTTCCGTATTGACGGAGACTTGTAATCCGTTAGTCTACGCGCTTGTCGTTTTCTTATAGTGTCTAACGGCGTTAAGTTTTGGACGGTGAGTTGTTTTTTTTGTCgtcttaaaaagggaaaattatttGAGGGGACCATGTGTTTGTTGTGTGGCTACTTCAAATCTCTTTCCTTTTCTATtatctaataataaaaataaaaaaaactttaattattttttaatttaaaaattaaaaaatatttatcgtaAATTTccatatatgaatttttattactGGACTTTGATTGGTTTTCATTGATAATATCTGCCACGTCATTTTGAGTAAATTGTGGACAATGATTTCTAAATTTGATCATTGATTTTATGAGATGTTGATCCTCTTGTCATGGATCTGATattcaacaaaaagaaatttattcttaaattcCGTTCATAAcgataattttgataaaaattttatatttataatacgaAAACGATTTAAATGTTCTTAAGTTATgcaaaaattgaacaaatatgttattattaatactttatcataaatatgttcttgttgtttaatatttaattttaaggtCAATTCAATAATATCGAGAGTCTAAAGCAAAATTTAAGAGAgagatttgatatttttttatcacatatatatacatttatttgaaatacaTTTTTCTAGTTATTTTAGATGAAAAGTCATTAAGCactattttataattgattCGTTTTGATATTGTCTTTTCAAATGATGATATAGCGAATTCATTGGATCTCTCTTGAGACATTAATAATCTTAAAGaagatttaatcaattttaattttgaaaaacttcTTTAGGCTGAGGCAACAACTATAACTACAAAAGTTGGTAACATTATTCTATAAGCAATATGTGTATTtagaaaataatcaatttttttcatttgattgagTATTATCATTAGATCATTATCTTCTACTTGTATTACTtcttttaacaattttaattttgaataaatctAAACCATCAATatctattaattattatgtgttAAAGAAAGTTCAAGGttaagacaatatttttttaaaaattctcatCATTTAGTGATCTCAATATTTTACCACTAAgtgagaaattaaaaatattttcatatgctTCAATTGGTTCAAACTTATTTCAAAgtgaaaaatagtttaatttattctaCATATATAAAGTAATCAATGATAAACGATTCTTTAAAGGACTTTGTGATTTTgttatctatattttcatcaaattatttcttacgaaattcaaatttatattcaataatCAGTGGCGAacccaaaattttcaaaaagtgggttcaacatataaaaaaaataaaactaaaatgtgGGAGTAGGGATTTGAACTCGAGCAAGCTGGAAAAATTAAGCCCACTTCATGTAACAACCCGTGTAGTCGGTTTGGGCactagaaatttttatgttagaaaatactttctgatagatttaagtgggtgttttggactattcataattataattatggaattagtggggtagttttactaatttatttagttaatggttaagaaataatattataattaatagtgggtcacttttatcactattataattatatgagtataataattagggtaacaAATAATCTgtagatgaaaagaaaagaggaaaaaaaaaagaacagtgAGAAAGACGGCTTACCTGTGCAGTTACATTAAAGATTAAGCGTGGATTCGTTTAGCGGTGGGTTTCTTTATAAATTTGTAACATGCAGATTGGTGGAAAGAATATATTAGTTCTTGTAAAACTATAAATGTTCAGGTGTATGCTAAATTGCTACGAGATAGGTTTAAGTACAAATTGTTGATTGAAAAAGTTAGGCAGCCATTAATCATTAATGTATAAACAAATTGGAAGATTAAGGTGTGGATGTGCATGTGGAAAAGCTTACTGCCACTGGATTGGCACcagtaacttaaaattttagacattaaaatattttataccttattatatgttataattttatacattgaaatatgaaattaattatggTTGGATAAGAAGGTATTAGATGAGAAGATTTGCTAAGTTGTAAAATTGGGTTAGACGTTTTGCCACTAGGGTTCGAAACCAATGCTTAATCTTGAATTAAACTGCGTATCATCCTCTTATAAATTGAgtttagtatattaaaataggtcattaaatattaggtgtatgaaattatttatatttcattaacgTTATGTTAATTAAGGGAACTAAGACCTACCCTTAGTTTGGACTTTaggaatttgattttataattaggtgagtttttgggtctaggctaaatatagaataatttgagtgtttatagactcgttaacttacaaattgtgcatatatatacttgatagattggaaaggttcggaggcaataaggaaaggaaagtcattggagaagtagttacttgacttcaattcttcggtggaggtaggttatggtttatgctatttgatagtaaactcttaatagtgattgatatgccttgaatgatattgtgaagttatctatgtacttgactgtgtgattgtgtgatttggttgtgtggtttgtgattggtctgaaatcctgagaccgtagaatttatattctctaatcctatctatcgaagtgatgccttgaataaagaaggcttaatgaaaataatataacaatgaattgaaagcggtgataataaaggataaattaatagtataattggatcggagtgtcacattccgacacggtattcttggatcggagtgtcacgttccgacacagtatttttggatcggagtgtcacgtttcgacacaatattcttggatcggagtgtcacgtttcgacacggtattcttggatcggagtgtcacgttccgacacggtattcttggatcggagtgtcacgttccgacacgataatattaaaggagaAACATGTTGAATAAATGAaagatactcaatctcaaagaactcaactcccaaaatggtttggtttggaggcatgaatcctcatgtgtgatcttgctaccgttgacttaatacgtgcttactttattgttattgacacttgttcatgttgtttgttgcttatcacatgttaagtgctatagttgagttcatactattattctttgtatattagttactattttggttgaccgatgatacttactcggtacatgttgcctcgtactgagtcctacttgttttcttctttgttttccttttatgaaatgcaacgagtgtacctatgacttctgatttccctcatctctagccagcctcccgcatatcaagttacagggtgagctatccattcaagctcgtgttggattctctcggtcacgacatgatgtcctatactttcagacacataccattttattctttattttagtgtattcaatattcttagacttagtattggagattagatgtccttgatgtgatgactatcagattttgggatgataagtattaaactttagaaacttatttaaattggttgcttagtatcttttggagcttccgcattatttatattatttatagttgaactattggtatatgttggggtttagatgtgttggttcgcccatctaaggaggtaagtgtgggtgccattcacgacccgttttggatcgtgacacttCACCATTGAGCCAAGAGTTACACTTGTGTTAGTAATGTCAAAagttaacatatacatataaaatcttAAGAACTaatcaaatatacatatatatacgaTGTTATTTTTCAATGAAGTGGGTTCACATGAACCCACTTGATCTTCTATGGGTCAGCCCCTGATATTTATCTCACATGCAATTTCCTCTAGTAAACGCATAGtatataccaaaaattttttttttttaaaaacatatatataagtaattgGTTTTTAAATTTGGGGGCCTCTAAAAATATGTCTCCCAAGCGATGACGTTAGTGGCCTAGGGGTTACAGAAAGAAGAAAGCTCATCTCTTTCCAATACTATTTAACTTTACTTCCTTGTACTTCTACGAAGGGCTTAATTAGCACAATTAAGTGGCGCTTGTTGAATACCGACAACCCCAAGTTAGTCTaaattttcccttatttttgtGTCACCCAATTAATAAGTGAAAAGGACAAATATTTTCAGGAGTCACTTGGTAATTGGATAAGAAACAAGTTCATATATTAatttggcataatacatatattagacccTAAACTTTCATTGTACACAAATaggcactttaactatcctatctttcaaaaaataaaaacgcAATTTTTGGAGTCAAAGTGCGTGAAATGCAACACTCTAACGTGTATTAGTGAGCCAATCAGTGGCTACCAACTAACTAAATATTTtacatgtctttttttaaaaaaaaatttatcttacatgtcattttagaactaaaaaaattaaaataattttaattaatataaaagagatTCATTAAGATTATAATTgtcatttcaacattttttaacCTTCGTGGGCCTCGAAAATTACCCCTCACTTGCGCAGAATGCGTGCATTTCACGCATTTTGCCAGGAAGGAATCgcgtatttatttattaaaagatgGAATAGTTAAAGTGCCTATTTGTGCACTATAAAAATTTgagatcaaagttaaaatttgaaaccaaatttgagatccaatatatgtattatgtctattaattttgtatcattaataagaaattcaatatataaatagaaaataagatATTCATGTATAAAAGTAATACGACGTTtaattacaatttaaaaattcGCATATTTAAACATGTATAGGTTAATGAGAAAatctatattttgttttatgcAAATAGATTATGAGAAAATCtatcactacaaaaaaaaatcaaattgtgGAGCTTTTATTATGGAGGTTACTATAACCCTCCTTAAATTATACTTCCTCTGTTCTTATTTAGTTGTCCATTTTAGAAATAGCATATATATTAAGATATCAATAATTAGTATAGTGAAGTtacaattttattcttattaattatggttttaaaaatgatgaattaaaatttagaaatttttaagaagtttaaatgagaatataatagaaaaaaattattttttttaatttgtcaaataaataaaaataactaaaagagaaaatatgaacaaataaatagaaacaaaatggagtgaaaatatgaacaaataaatagaaacaaaatgGAGTTTCTAATAGCAAAGGTTTGAATAACCCCTTCAATTTCTGTGCAGTTTGTGGGGATCATTAACTCTGGTAACcctctaaattaaaatttcattatttaatttatcaagtTCTCTAGTTAAAATTGAACGTTATGGTTAATATTACTATGAATATAACTTTTGCACACAATTTTAGATCTATTCTCACTTGACCAGTAATTAGTGATTATCGGTACTGGGGTTAACCCAAAACAGAGTACAAAAAAAGTGACAAAATAGAGGAAATATTTCGTTATATCCGCTCATAActaattcatatattaataataattacgtaactttaaattaagttgtagacattgaaattttgtggacTTTATAAAATGTGTTTAATTTGAGTTGGAATTTTACAAATTAATTGTATTCAACCCAGATTAGAATTCTAGGAGGTTATTCAACTCTAAATTCTCTTTAAAACATctcataaattataaattcataaagagatcaagatctcgaatactcCACAAATTGATGAATTATTCATGTAGAGAGGtcatatctaaatcatcataattcGAAAAATTACTTACAAGCTTCATGAATAAAATCacgtttttttatattttatttgtttaatttatatattttcaatatatttaaatttgttgcaaacacaGATATAAAGCGACCCTTAAAGTATACAAAGTTGACCGATATACCCTTACTTAAATGGCTTAGCATTTTTACTATctacaaatttaatatatatatttttcctattGGAGTTTATGCAATCAAGCACCAATTTCTCAGTACGGGTATCTGAAAAGTTtagatttgagtttttttttcatcGTCGATTCATGCATTCTTTCTACTTTAGTCGTGTCCAAAATAAAGGATAGAACAACTTCCACCATggtcttatatatatatatatatatatataaaagtaattgGATAAGGGTGAGGGGAGGGGGAATTAGCATTAAAATTTCCATACTAGGATTAAGAATAAGGATATTTAAGATAAAAAgtgaaagtgattttttttagtaaataatGGTCAGGAATAGTTTGGATATGTGAAAAGGATATGTGCAAATGCTCCCAGTAAGAAGGTGTGATACATTGGATATAGAGGGTATGAGGAGTAGTAAAGGTTGGTCATAAAAGTATTGAGGAGATAAGGTGATTAAACATGTCATAACTTAAATTCAGCTTATCGACAAAACAAAACAACCTTTGATAGGAAGTTTGGGAGTCAATTCTCCAAATGGTCACCCAAGTTAAGAGAATtgcttaaaatatcatttatgtttcatttacgATCAAAATATCACCCAACTATTACTATTTTTCTCCAAATATACTTGACAATTCAAAAGCATGGCTCTCTCCTAGTTGGCATAACATgtcatttaagttttttttttagtaatagattaattttattaattaaactcatttaactaaaataatcatcatattgtttttaattttttaaaattaatttattaagaataaattttcatacttaaaatcttttatcataattaaactttttatttttttatgttatgcagAATGCATAACataaaagattttaagtatgaaaatttattcttaatagattaaaaataaatttataataatatgatcattataTTAGTTGAATAggtttaatgaattaaattagtttattattaaaaaaaaggactttaatggcatgtcatgtcaATTAAGAGAGACTGATGATTTTAAAGTCTCAAATATATTTGGAGAAAATAGTAATAGTTGGATGATATTTTGATcataaatgaaacataaatcatatttcaagaCAATTCTCTTAAATTGGATAACCATTTAGAAAATTGAGATCGCGAATTAGGATGAAAACTAGTAGGTAATCGAATGTTATTCATTTTTCGATGGTTTAGGCTGATTGTGACACTATGATTTTTTCTTGTATGAGGACACTTTACGCACTGAGATTTTCGTTAAAAAAAAGTGGAGaccttgcttctacttttatagTAGATGGCTAATATGAGtaggaaatatttttgaattttttttcaatagtaATAAGTTAATTGATTTAGTACGTTTAGATTGAAACTATTAAACTTTACTCAATGACATAAGAAAAAATCGTCTTATCTTTGAATTTATTCTTTGATATCTATCTTTTGCATTAACCATATCAAAGAGGAATTGaactttttctgattttttgaAAACTCTAATCCATTTGATGTCCATCACTATTCACCTCCTCTTCAACAGTTAATTTAGcaaacatatttatgtttttcaatattaattttatacccTACTAGAAAATTGTAAATTATCTATGAATTTTACATAGATATTATTTCTGTGGAAATTTTTCTACTAATTTTCATGAGGAAATatgaaattcttaaaaaaatagttttccaaaaaaattggGGGATATTTTTGGCGCCACTTTCCGCAAATTTATTACGTAGGAAATTTTTTGCGGCAAATAATTTGTAAGTATTATTTTCATAGAAAAATTCGcaagtaataaaaaaatgatttttttatgttgtagaaagaattacattttttttcatacacACAAATAAAAATCTACCAATATTAACCCTACacatataattaactaataaattaagaaaaaataataaataacaagttTGTCTATTTTaacgaagaagaaaaaattcaatcaaaatttttaaGCCATGTATTAGCAGTGCATTATCTtaaatattattgtaaaaatgttatttattaatataaaaatttgaataatttaattgaAAGTCCTACAATATTTATGCTAAAAGTAggtatttttctttctttccttttctatATAAGATttgcaattttttaaaactatatttaagcaaaatcaaaattttaaaattcactaTCTAAATATATTGGGTCTCCAATTTTGAGGATATAAAACAAATTGTTAAAGTGTTCTAAAATTGTTTAATGATTGAGAAACAACTCAATAtatgcaaaaataatttcttagtctcgatataataaaatatagagATCATAAAATAGTTGGTCGGTCTATCTTTCTATTATAcgtgattattattattataaaaaataaccaCTTGTAAACTTTccacttaattatttaattcaaaGCCAATAATCTAAAGCCACCATCTATAAAGTCTAGTATAAGTAAATAACATGATTGATTATGACAAAAATCTAGTAGGCcaaaattcttatattattttatttgaggCTAATATTCACTTTGATCTGATTAATAATGTCCATGGTGGGGATTTTTTCATTTGCACCTTTTTGTTTTCATCaattagtacaaaataaatattaattattaaatgaaataaagaataTGTGACATTTGGTGAAGTAGTATTTACGTGTCTAATTTGTGCGATTTTAGAATATCTATGTcctctttttattaaaaaaaaatggaacaaatatattatttaagaaaacaactaaattattttcaagaaaacatatttaaaagttGAACAAGACTTGGTCTACCATTAAGaaaatcaaacatataataatatacatataaagtcATTCGAGTTTGGCTTGTGAGCTAATTCAAACTTTATAGTGGACTAAAAGTAAGCTTTtaaaactcattttaatattcgcaaaaaaaattaaatactaaaaaaatatagatcTTCCAAATATCATGCCTACcattatatgattataatattattacttactaaattataaagtttagtgggtgaaaaaataaaaaagttcaaTAATTTCTTCTGATTTGAGCAGATTTTGATGGGTCAGCACTCGGCATAACTCAATATTGCCATGTCGGGtcgaatttgattttttaaaaatacatatttgataGAAAATTTGAGGAGCATATAATTAGATAGATTgaatatcacaattatatatatagtagtgtAATTAGCGGCGCTTCGTGCGgttatgaaaatgattaaaataaaattacatattaatatcaataattactttaataaaaagaattttttttaatcacataattttatagaagagaaactatgaaaaatatttagattaaatatgaaatttattaaaaaatcaatatatgtgaacttcgaaaagttaaatattaaaaataaattttatagagaaaaaggGAAGGTAATAAGAATTGGGTGATATTAGAATTACTTAAATGTAAACTtgtgatcatttttttcttttttatttgagattttcttagtataatttatatatatttatgtaaacttTACATCTAATCGTTCTTTTATgcttatttgtaattttataaattgtattCTTAGTATAATTTTTCGGCAATGTATAACTTGGATTACTATTAATAGTTAGTATTCATGACTATATAGTTAGCCAACactattataaatcattatccacaattattattatttgtcctCCTCATGACCCAATCAtcacatgttttaattatttttattgtacaatattagattaatttaatatttgtattaatgactttttaataattaaattttatataaagaaaagtttaaaaatattaattagttaaatttcatacttattattattattattattattattattattattatttgtcacgacccaaattgggccgcgactggcatccacacttaccctcctatgtgagcgaaccaaccaatctaaaccttaacatttcaatataatatcaacagaaagtaatgcggaagacttaaactcattaataaaaaccaattcaataacttctaaaaactcaacaactattattatccccaaaatctggaagtcatcatcacaagaacatctacttcaaattactaaagctaagagtatctagaagctaaattacataaaaagctagtccatgccggaacttcaaggcatcaagacatgaagaggaagatccagtccaagctagaagcattagctcaccttgaaatccggagtaatgaagactggctagagttgcggttgagttgaagacgatggtatgtttgctgcactccacaaataatcaaaaagaaaacatacaagtaggggtcagtacaaaacacaggtactgagtagatatcatcggccaactcgaaatagaaaacaatatatgtcagataatatcataaaatcaactacaatactcaacatgcggcatttacaattaccataacccttggtcataacaccaagctcatcaacgaggactcacgcctcctcattatactcatttgagaattaggttcattagattgagtatattaacatctttcaagattcattatctttattcctctcgaatcggtacgtgacactccgctcctcatatactatcctggtgtcggaacgtgacactccgatcctcatatactatcctggtaccggaacgtggcacccgatccatatactatcctggtgtcggaacgtgacactccgatcatcattctatcctggtgtcagaacgtgacacccgatccatattctatcttggtaccggaacgtggcaaccgatccatattctatcctggtgtcggaacgtgacactccgatcctcatatactatcctggtaccagaacgtggcacccgatccatattctatcctggtgtcggaacgtgacactccgatcctcatatactatcctggtatcggaacgtggcacccgatccccctaatcacactactttcgttcatcaagccttcttttataccaaggcatcatcattaacaaagtagattagggtttctttttgggataatgcccaagtaccccctcaacctatgcctgaaatctcagagacacacttatactatactaaggtcctattacccccctgaacttattttattaataatttattaccccttttcgacctacgtggcactatcttgtgggctcaacgatggttgactttttattcaaactagtgccacgtaggctaaaaaggggtaaaaaattacttataaaataagttcaggggggtaataggaccttagtatagtgtaagtgtgtctttgggatttcgggcataggttgagggggtacttgtgcattatccctttctttttcaagatttaggattcaatagattcatcatgcttattttatcaccattatataatcacaacatgcaaacacataattaagcatatagaagggtttacaacattacccaatacatatcattcgctattaagagtttactacaaatagcataaaaaccataacctacctccaccgaagattcgtgatcaagcaagcaatttttctcaaggctttgttttctcttcgcTTTCCTCTTAtctcgatcgatcctctctctctcttcttgttctttctatttttctttattcaaaccctctttcttttaccctaattagcatataattaagaataaaagatggcaataataacccactaatttactcaaggttacctcttttagcccccaagtaattgagttattaatattaaaccactaactttataattataagccggaatagtccaaaacgtcccttaaaacattaaagaaatccgactccgcctgggattacgcagcctgtgacgggccgtcgtgcctgcgacggtccgtcctgctgctccgtcacagagttcagagactcaattctctgaagagtctgtgacggtccgtc is part of the Solanum lycopersicum chromosome 1, SLM_r2.1 genome and harbors:
- the LOC101268511 gene encoding uncharacterized protein: MGTEVLRPQNCLIDRFREPQPAAAFHRRKNNGYYNNNGYRKPVVRTEKKKLNSKIQNQSEPSISRRSEESKPVQIPGRVTPVVDGGIVMGQVMILRRGESLDSLNPNIRKENKTTSSGKKKKQPASGSGDELTTVYGTGRLGPEQPGMFPKNIRVGHTPTDVYAGSAFSNSPSPRSLPLPSFFNNMNNKKQVELTSFDDSASRDLRRLLRLE